Below is a genomic region from Pontibacter deserti.
TATATCAAAGAAACGAGCAGCGGTACTGCCACTAACGAGAATGGTTTTTACCAGCTTCAGCTCGACTCCGGCACCTATACTTTAGAATTTAAGTACGTGGGCTACAAGTCTAAAACCGAAGTGGTAAAGATAAATGGCCATCCTGTGGAGCTTAATGTGCAACTGCTGCCCGAAGTACTTAACCTGAAAGAGGTGGTAGTGCATGCTTCCGACGAAGATCCGGCTTATCCTATTATGCGCAATGCTATCCGGCTGCGCAAGTACCACCTGAACGAAGCCCTTGCCTGGAGCGCCCGTGTATACATGAAAAGCGTAGCCCGCATGGATAAAGTACCTAGCAAAGTGCTGGGTGTGCGTGTAGTGGATGTAGATACAGGTATAGTTTACTTATCGGAGTCGGTATCGCAGCTGCACGTAAAAAGGCCAAACAAGGTAAACGAGAAACTGATTTCCTCCAGGGTAAGCGGCCAGAAAAAAGGCTTCAGCTTTAACCAGGCCTCGGAAATGAATGTAAGCTTTTATGAAAACCTGCTGAAGATAGAAGGACTAAGCGAACGTGGTTTTGTGTCGCCGCTGGCCAGTAATGCCATGTTCTTTTACAGATATCAATACCTGGGCGCATTTGAAGAGAATGGTCGCACCATCAATAAAATAAAAGTAATTCCCCGCCGCCGCAACGATCCTGTTTTTGAAGGTACTATATATATCTGCGATGGTGCCTGGCGCCTGCACAGCACCGACCTGAAACTAACTAAGCGGGCAGGTATTGAGTTTGTGGATTTTATCCGTGTGCGGCAGGTGTATGCCCCTGTTCTGGAACATGTCTGGATGCCTGTATCGCAGAAGTTTACTTTTGAAGCAGGTGGTCTTGGCTTTAAAGGCAGAGGCTATGTTACGGGCGTTTATTCTAACTATAAAGTACAGGCAGCTTACAAAAAACCACCTGTAATTGAAGAAATTGAACCTGAACCCCAAGAAGCTATAGTTGCCTCCACGCAAAAAACAAAACCAGCACCTAAACCACGCTTTAAAGTTATTGAACCTGAAAAAGCAGATCCAAAAGAAAAGCCTATTCACCCTGACAAGTTGTTCAGCAAAGAAATATTGGTGGTAGAAAAAGAAGCCAATAAACGCGATTCGCTTTACTGGGACAAGATCAGGCCGACGCCGCTGACCAAAGAAGAATCCAAGGATTATGTGAAGAAGGACAAGCTGGAGGCCATTAAAGAATCTAAAACTTACCAGGACTCGCTGGACCGCATCCGTAACAAGCCAACGATTGGCAACCTGTTTTTAAGTGGCTATACTTATAACAACAGCTTCGAAGATAATTACCTGCGCTTCGACCCGATCATCAGCCCGACAGATGCCAGTATTCTGCAATATAACACGGTAGAGGGTGTAGTAGCCGATGTAAAGGTAACCTATGGCCGCCGCTTCGACGACCGCCGCCGCTACATAATTGAGCCTACTGTGCGCTATGGTTTCTCAAACGAGAAGTTTAATGCGAAGCTTCGCACAGCTTATGTTTACAACACCACTACCAACAGCATTGTGCAGTTGGAGGGTGGCCGCTACGTAGAGCAGATCAACATCAACAGTCCTATTCCTCCTTTTGTAAACTCGCTCTACACGTTGGTGGCCGAAAAAAACTACATGAAACTATACCAGCGCGACTTTATACGCCTGGCGCACCGCGGGGAATTGACTAACGGGCTGCAGTTAACGGCTAACCTGGAGTACGCACACCGCATGCCGATGCAGAATACAACCTTCTTCAGTTTTAAAGACAGCGATCCGGAAGGCGGGACCAGCTTTACATCTAACGTGCCGGTTAACGCAGAGCTAGCCGATGCATCTTTCGAGCCGCATGAAGTATTGATGGCCTCTTTTAGCGTAAGTATAAAACCGGGGCAGGAGTACATTACCCGACCTGACCGTAAGATAAATCTTGGCTCCAATTACCCTACCTTTAGCCTGGCTTACCGCACAGGTATAAAAGCCTTTGGCGGCGATATAAAGTATAGCACCGCAGCCATAGGTATAAATGATGAAATCAGTTTCGGGTTGTTTGGTAGCAGTACCTACAGCGCAGCGGCTGGTGTTTTCTGGAACAAGGAAAATATGACCCTGATGGATTACCGTCACTTTAAGGGCAACCGCACCATTTTTGCAGGCGCCTACGATGGTTTCCAGCTACTGGATTACTACAGGTATAGCACCAACAACAATTACCTGGAAGCCCACTACGAACATCACTTCAACGGATTCCTGTTCAATAAAATACCGCTGTTCCGTAAGTTGAAAATGCAGGAAGTAATCAGCCTGAATTACCTGAACACGCAGCAATCAAGAAATTACCTGGAGCTGGGAATAGGTGTAGAGCATATCTTAAAAGTATTCAGGGTCGATTTTGTAACATCGTTCCAGGAAGGAGAGAAGGCCCGTGCCGGAGTGCTGATAGGCTTCGGTTTCTGATGCAGCGCAACTATACCCGGATAACTTATTGATAGCATAGCCGTTAAAAAAGTCAGGATTTTAAAGGAAATGACAATGAAAACGAAGCTATCTATATTTAAAACAGGTGTGGCTGTAGCTTTTGCAGCTATAGTTGGGTTTGGTTGCGGCAACAACCAGGAAACTACAACAGAAGCCGAAAGCGATACCGGAACTGCCGATGCCATTGTAGCCGGTGACTCATCTGCCGCAAACCTGAACGAACCGCGTCCGGCCCCAATCGGCGATACATCAGTAAATGCTAACCAGGCCGATCAATTTGGCGACATGAATCCGAACCAGGATTCTGCAGCCCGCGCACTGGAACAACTGGACAGACAGAAGGAACAGCAGCAGCAGAAACCAAGACCATAATTAAGATATAAATAAAATA
It encodes:
- a CDS encoding DUF5686 and carboxypeptidase regulatory-like domain-containing protein: MRFTWFLFLLLFIPLFCFGGTLRGRLTDENGQGLPFASIYIKETSSGTATNENGFYQLQLDSGTYTLEFKYVGYKSKTEVVKINGHPVELNVQLLPEVLNLKEVVVHASDEDPAYPIMRNAIRLRKYHLNEALAWSARVYMKSVARMDKVPSKVLGVRVVDVDTGIVYLSESVSQLHVKRPNKVNEKLISSRVSGQKKGFSFNQASEMNVSFYENLLKIEGLSERGFVSPLASNAMFFYRYQYLGAFEENGRTINKIKVIPRRRNDPVFEGTIYICDGAWRLHSTDLKLTKRAGIEFVDFIRVRQVYAPVLEHVWMPVSQKFTFEAGGLGFKGRGYVTGVYSNYKVQAAYKKPPVIEEIEPEPQEAIVASTQKTKPAPKPRFKVIEPEKADPKEKPIHPDKLFSKEILVVEKEANKRDSLYWDKIRPTPLTKEESKDYVKKDKLEAIKESKTYQDSLDRIRNKPTIGNLFLSGYTYNNSFEDNYLRFDPIISPTDASILQYNTVEGVVADVKVTYGRRFDDRRRYIIEPTVRYGFSNEKFNAKLRTAYVYNTTTNSIVQLEGGRYVEQININSPIPPFVNSLYTLVAEKNYMKLYQRDFIRLAHRGELTNGLQLTANLEYAHRMPMQNTTFFSFKDSDPEGGTSFTSNVPVNAELADASFEPHEVLMASFSVSIKPGQEYITRPDRKINLGSNYPTFSLAYRTGIKAFGGDIKYSTAAIGINDEISFGLFGSSTYSAAAGVFWNKENMTLMDYRHFKGNRTIFAGAYDGFQLLDYYRYSTNNNYLEAHYEHHFNGFLFNKIPLFRKLKMQEVISLNYLNTQQSRNYLELGIGVEHILKVFRVDFVTSFQEGEKARAGVLIGFGF